The Henckelia pumila isolate YLH828 chromosome 2, ASM3356847v2, whole genome shotgun sequence genome includes a window with the following:
- the LOC140882167 gene encoding homoserine kinase isoform X2, which produces MAISSCEMSLNPVFSPTSTTRLSKSPSHLPSCLRFSVSASVQPSSNSKSVAIGVVEPKPVFTSVKSFAPATVANLGPGFDFLGCAVDGIGDYVNLRVDPDVRPGEVFISEISGAGSKLSKNPLWNCAGIAAIAVMKMLKVRSVGVSLSLEKGLPLGSGLGSSAASAAAAAVAVNELFGGPLSQSELVIAGLESEAKVSGYHADNIAPSIMGGFVLIRSYDPLELMQLKLPQESKLFFVLVNPEFEAPTKKMRAVLPQEITMSHHVWNSSQAGALVASVLQGDLKGLGRALSSDKIVEPRRAPLIPGMEAVKKAAIAAGAFGCTISGAGPTAVAVTDDEERGREIGERMVDAFMKEEAFALIVVHGCLCGKTINMGCFNYFTVAPLLSAIIWYQKHSLAV; this is translated from the exons ATGGCCATATCTTCTTGTGAAATGAGCTTGAATCCTGTTTTCAGCCCCACTTCAACCACAAGATTATCCAAATCTCCGTCTCATCTTCCATCTTGCTTGAGATTCAGTGTATCTGCCTCAGTTCAGCCGTCCTCCAATTCCAAATCTGTAGCAATCGGTGTGGTAGAGCCCAAACCTGTGTTCACTTCCGTCAAATCTTTCGCCCCCGCTACCGTAGCTAACCTGGGTCCGGGCTTCGACTTTCTGGGCTGCGCCGTAGATGGGATCGGAGACTACGTCAACCTTCGAGTGGACCCGGATGTTCGTCCTGGTGAGGTTTTCATTTCTGAGATCTCCGGAGCTGGGTCGAAGCTCAGCAAGAATCCGTTGTGGAATTGCGCTGGTATCGCTGCCATTGCTGTCATGAAGATGCTGAAAGTTCGATCGGTTGGCGTCTCCCTCTCCCTGGAGAAGGGTCTACCCCTCGGCAGTGGTCTAGGCTCCAGCGCAGCAAGTGCAGCAGCAGCTGCAGTAGCCGTTAACGAGCTTTTCGGAGGGCCGCTGTCTCAATCAGAGCTCGTTATCGCCGGGCTTGAGTCTGAGGCGAAGGTCTCCGGCTACCATGCTGACAATATAGCTCCTTCAATCATGGGAGGTTTCGTTTTGATTAGAAGCTATGATCCTCTTGAACTAATGCAGTTGAAGCTCCCTCAAGAAAGCAAACTATTCTTTGTGTTAGTAAATCCGGAATTTGAAGCTCCCACGAAAAAAATGAGAGCTGTATTGCCACAAGAAATCACAATGTCGCACCATGTGTGGAATTCTAGCCAGGCGGGGGCATTGGTTGCATCTGTTTTGCAAGGAGACTTGAAAGGATTGGGCAGGGCATTGTCATCGGATAAGATAGTCGAGCCGAGGAGGGCTCCATTGATTCCGGGAATGGAGGCAGTAAAGAAAGCTGCAATCGCTGCCGGGGCGTTTGGGTGTACAATAAGTGGTGCGGGGCCGACTGCCGTCGCCGTGACGGACGACGAAGAGAGGGGTAGGGAAATCGGGGAGAGAATGGTTGATGCCTTCATGAAAGAAG AAGCATTTGCCCTCATTGTGGTGCATGGCTGTCTTTGTGGCAAAACGATCAACATGGGATGTTTTAACTACTTTACAGTTGCACCTTTACTATCAGCCATAATATGGTATCAGAAGCACAGTCTTGCAGTATAG
- the LOC140882167 gene encoding homoserine kinase isoform X1 produces the protein MAISSCEMSLNPVFSPTSTTRLSKSPSHLPSCLRFSVSASVQPSSNSKSVAIGVVEPKPVFTSVKSFAPATVANLGPGFDFLGCAVDGIGDYVNLRVDPDVRPGEVFISEISGAGSKLSKNPLWNCAGIAAIAVMKMLKVRSVGVSLSLEKGLPLGSGLGSSAASAAAAAVAVNELFGGPLSQSELVIAGLESEAKVSGYHADNIAPSIMGGFVLIRSYDPLELMQLKLPQESKLFFVLVNPEFEAPTKKMRAVLPQEITMSHHVWNSSQAGALVASVLQGDLKGLGRALSSDKIVEPRRAPLIPGMEAVKKAAIAAGAFGCTISGAGPTAVAVTDDEERGREIGERMVDAFMKEGNLKALAMVKQLDQIGARLKHLPSLWCMAVFVAKRSTWDVLTTLQLHLYYQP, from the exons ATGGCCATATCTTCTTGTGAAATGAGCTTGAATCCTGTTTTCAGCCCCACTTCAACCACAAGATTATCCAAATCTCCGTCTCATCTTCCATCTTGCTTGAGATTCAGTGTATCTGCCTCAGTTCAGCCGTCCTCCAATTCCAAATCTGTAGCAATCGGTGTGGTAGAGCCCAAACCTGTGTTCACTTCCGTCAAATCTTTCGCCCCCGCTACCGTAGCTAACCTGGGTCCGGGCTTCGACTTTCTGGGCTGCGCCGTAGATGGGATCGGAGACTACGTCAACCTTCGAGTGGACCCGGATGTTCGTCCTGGTGAGGTTTTCATTTCTGAGATCTCCGGAGCTGGGTCGAAGCTCAGCAAGAATCCGTTGTGGAATTGCGCTGGTATCGCTGCCATTGCTGTCATGAAGATGCTGAAAGTTCGATCGGTTGGCGTCTCCCTCTCCCTGGAGAAGGGTCTACCCCTCGGCAGTGGTCTAGGCTCCAGCGCAGCAAGTGCAGCAGCAGCTGCAGTAGCCGTTAACGAGCTTTTCGGAGGGCCGCTGTCTCAATCAGAGCTCGTTATCGCCGGGCTTGAGTCTGAGGCGAAGGTCTCCGGCTACCATGCTGACAATATAGCTCCTTCAATCATGGGAGGTTTCGTTTTGATTAGAAGCTATGATCCTCTTGAACTAATGCAGTTGAAGCTCCCTCAAGAAAGCAAACTATTCTTTGTGTTAGTAAATCCGGAATTTGAAGCTCCCACGAAAAAAATGAGAGCTGTATTGCCACAAGAAATCACAATGTCGCACCATGTGTGGAATTCTAGCCAGGCGGGGGCATTGGTTGCATCTGTTTTGCAAGGAGACTTGAAAGGATTGGGCAGGGCATTGTCATCGGATAAGATAGTCGAGCCGAGGAGGGCTCCATTGATTCCGGGAATGGAGGCAGTAAAGAAAGCTGCAATCGCTGCCGGGGCGTTTGGGTGTACAATAAGTGGTGCGGGGCCGACTGCCGTCGCCGTGACGGACGACGAAGAGAGGGGTAGGGAAATCGGGGAGAGAATGGTTGATGCCTTCATGAAAGAAGGTAACTTGAAGGCTTTAGCTATGGTGAAACAACTTGATCAAATTGGAGCTAGGCTT AAGCATTTGCCCTCATTGTGGTGCATGGCTGTCTTTGTGGCAAAACGATCAACATGGGATGTTTTAACTACTTTACAGTTGCACCTTTACTATCAGCCATAA
- the LOC140882167 gene encoding homoserine kinase isoform X4, which produces MAISSCEMSLNPVFSPTSTTRLSKSPSHLPSCLRFSVSASVQPSSNSKSVAIGVVEPKPVFTSVKSFAPATVANLGPGFDFLGCAVDGIGDYVNLRVDPDVRPGEVFISEISGAGSKLSKNPLWNCAGIAAIAVMKMLKVRSVGVSLSLEKGLPLGSGLGSSAASAAAAAVAVNELFGGPLSQSELVIAGLESEAKVSGYHADNIAPSIMGGFVLIRSYDPLELMQLKLPQESKLFFVLVNPEFEAPTKKMRAVLPQEITMSHHVWNSSQAGALVASVLQGDLKGLGRALSSDKIVEPRRAPLIPGMEAVKKAAIAAGAFGCTISGAGPTAVAVTDDEERGREIGERMVDAFMKEGNLKALAMVKQLDQIGARLLHLYYQP; this is translated from the exons ATGGCCATATCTTCTTGTGAAATGAGCTTGAATCCTGTTTTCAGCCCCACTTCAACCACAAGATTATCCAAATCTCCGTCTCATCTTCCATCTTGCTTGAGATTCAGTGTATCTGCCTCAGTTCAGCCGTCCTCCAATTCCAAATCTGTAGCAATCGGTGTGGTAGAGCCCAAACCTGTGTTCACTTCCGTCAAATCTTTCGCCCCCGCTACCGTAGCTAACCTGGGTCCGGGCTTCGACTTTCTGGGCTGCGCCGTAGATGGGATCGGAGACTACGTCAACCTTCGAGTGGACCCGGATGTTCGTCCTGGTGAGGTTTTCATTTCTGAGATCTCCGGAGCTGGGTCGAAGCTCAGCAAGAATCCGTTGTGGAATTGCGCTGGTATCGCTGCCATTGCTGTCATGAAGATGCTGAAAGTTCGATCGGTTGGCGTCTCCCTCTCCCTGGAGAAGGGTCTACCCCTCGGCAGTGGTCTAGGCTCCAGCGCAGCAAGTGCAGCAGCAGCTGCAGTAGCCGTTAACGAGCTTTTCGGAGGGCCGCTGTCTCAATCAGAGCTCGTTATCGCCGGGCTTGAGTCTGAGGCGAAGGTCTCCGGCTACCATGCTGACAATATAGCTCCTTCAATCATGGGAGGTTTCGTTTTGATTAGAAGCTATGATCCTCTTGAACTAATGCAGTTGAAGCTCCCTCAAGAAAGCAAACTATTCTTTGTGTTAGTAAATCCGGAATTTGAAGCTCCCACGAAAAAAATGAGAGCTGTATTGCCACAAGAAATCACAATGTCGCACCATGTGTGGAATTCTAGCCAGGCGGGGGCATTGGTTGCATCTGTTTTGCAAGGAGACTTGAAAGGATTGGGCAGGGCATTGTCATCGGATAAGATAGTCGAGCCGAGGAGGGCTCCATTGATTCCGGGAATGGAGGCAGTAAAGAAAGCTGCAATCGCTGCCGGGGCGTTTGGGTGTACAATAAGTGGTGCGGGGCCGACTGCCGTCGCCGTGACGGACGACGAAGAGAGGGGTAGGGAAATCGGGGAGAGAATGGTTGATGCCTTCATGAAAGAAGGTAACTTGAAGGCTTTAGCTATGGTGAAACAACTTGATCAAATTGGAGCTAGGCTT TTGCACCTTTACTATCAGCCATAA
- the LOC140882167 gene encoding homoserine kinase isoform X3 has protein sequence MAISSCEMSLNPVFSPTSTTRLSKSPSHLPSCLRFSVSASVQPSSNSKSVAIGVVEPKPVFTSVKSFAPATVANLGPGFDFLGCAVDGIGDYVNLRVDPDVRPGEVFISEISGAGSKLSKNPLWNCAGIAAIAVMKMLKVRSVGVSLSLEKGLPLGSGLGSSAASAAAAAVAVNELFGGPLSQSELVIAGLESEAKVSGYHADNIAPSIMGGFVLIRSYDPLELMQLKLPQESKLFFVLVNPEFEAPTKKMRAVLPQEITMSHHVWNSSQAGALVASVLQGDLKGLGRALSSDKIVEPRRAPLIPGMEAVKKAAIAAGAFGCTISGAGPTAVAVTDDEERGREIGERMVDAFMKEGSSTIAVRNPRTIPAKGQKFLEYDIKTCVIFI, from the exons ATGGCCATATCTTCTTGTGAAATGAGCTTGAATCCTGTTTTCAGCCCCACTTCAACCACAAGATTATCCAAATCTCCGTCTCATCTTCCATCTTGCTTGAGATTCAGTGTATCTGCCTCAGTTCAGCCGTCCTCCAATTCCAAATCTGTAGCAATCGGTGTGGTAGAGCCCAAACCTGTGTTCACTTCCGTCAAATCTTTCGCCCCCGCTACCGTAGCTAACCTGGGTCCGGGCTTCGACTTTCTGGGCTGCGCCGTAGATGGGATCGGAGACTACGTCAACCTTCGAGTGGACCCGGATGTTCGTCCTGGTGAGGTTTTCATTTCTGAGATCTCCGGAGCTGGGTCGAAGCTCAGCAAGAATCCGTTGTGGAATTGCGCTGGTATCGCTGCCATTGCTGTCATGAAGATGCTGAAAGTTCGATCGGTTGGCGTCTCCCTCTCCCTGGAGAAGGGTCTACCCCTCGGCAGTGGTCTAGGCTCCAGCGCAGCAAGTGCAGCAGCAGCTGCAGTAGCCGTTAACGAGCTTTTCGGAGGGCCGCTGTCTCAATCAGAGCTCGTTATCGCCGGGCTTGAGTCTGAGGCGAAGGTCTCCGGCTACCATGCTGACAATATAGCTCCTTCAATCATGGGAGGTTTCGTTTTGATTAGAAGCTATGATCCTCTTGAACTAATGCAGTTGAAGCTCCCTCAAGAAAGCAAACTATTCTTTGTGTTAGTAAATCCGGAATTTGAAGCTCCCACGAAAAAAATGAGAGCTGTATTGCCACAAGAAATCACAATGTCGCACCATGTGTGGAATTCTAGCCAGGCGGGGGCATTGGTTGCATCTGTTTTGCAAGGAGACTTGAAAGGATTGGGCAGGGCATTGTCATCGGATAAGATAGTCGAGCCGAGGAGGGCTCCATTGATTCCGGGAATGGAGGCAGTAAAGAAAGCTGCAATCGCTGCCGGGGCGTTTGGGTGTACAATAAGTGGTGCGGGGCCGACTGCCGTCGCCGTGACGGACGACGAAGAGAGGGGTAGGGAAATCGGGGAGAGAATGGTTGATGCCTTCATGAAAGAAG GTTCATCTACTATAGCTGTTCGGAACCCACGAACCATTCCGGCCAAGGGTCAGAAATTCTTGGAATATGACATCAAAACctgtgttatttttatatag
- the LOC140882167 gene encoding homoserine kinase isoform X5 gives MAISSCEMSLNPVFSPTSTTRLSKSPSHLPSCLRFSVSASVQPSSNSKSVAIGVVEPKPVFTSVKSFAPATVANLGPGFDFLGCAVDGIGDYVNLRVDPDVRPGEVFISEISGAGSKLSKNPLWNCAGIAAIAVMKMLKVRSVGVSLSLEKGLPLGSGLGSSAASAAAAAVAVNELFGGPLSQSELVIAGLESEAKVSGYHADNIAPSIMGGFVLIRSYDPLELMQLKLPQESKLFFVLVNPEFEAPTKKMRAVLPQEITMSHHVWNSSQAGALVASVLQGDLKGLGRALSSDKIVEPRRAPLIPGMEAVKKAAIAAGAFGCTISGAGPTAVAVTDDEERGREIGERMVDAFMKEGNLKALAMVKQLDQIGARLVSSVPI, from the coding sequence ATGGCCATATCTTCTTGTGAAATGAGCTTGAATCCTGTTTTCAGCCCCACTTCAACCACAAGATTATCCAAATCTCCGTCTCATCTTCCATCTTGCTTGAGATTCAGTGTATCTGCCTCAGTTCAGCCGTCCTCCAATTCCAAATCTGTAGCAATCGGTGTGGTAGAGCCCAAACCTGTGTTCACTTCCGTCAAATCTTTCGCCCCCGCTACCGTAGCTAACCTGGGTCCGGGCTTCGACTTTCTGGGCTGCGCCGTAGATGGGATCGGAGACTACGTCAACCTTCGAGTGGACCCGGATGTTCGTCCTGGTGAGGTTTTCATTTCTGAGATCTCCGGAGCTGGGTCGAAGCTCAGCAAGAATCCGTTGTGGAATTGCGCTGGTATCGCTGCCATTGCTGTCATGAAGATGCTGAAAGTTCGATCGGTTGGCGTCTCCCTCTCCCTGGAGAAGGGTCTACCCCTCGGCAGTGGTCTAGGCTCCAGCGCAGCAAGTGCAGCAGCAGCTGCAGTAGCCGTTAACGAGCTTTTCGGAGGGCCGCTGTCTCAATCAGAGCTCGTTATCGCCGGGCTTGAGTCTGAGGCGAAGGTCTCCGGCTACCATGCTGACAATATAGCTCCTTCAATCATGGGAGGTTTCGTTTTGATTAGAAGCTATGATCCTCTTGAACTAATGCAGTTGAAGCTCCCTCAAGAAAGCAAACTATTCTTTGTGTTAGTAAATCCGGAATTTGAAGCTCCCACGAAAAAAATGAGAGCTGTATTGCCACAAGAAATCACAATGTCGCACCATGTGTGGAATTCTAGCCAGGCGGGGGCATTGGTTGCATCTGTTTTGCAAGGAGACTTGAAAGGATTGGGCAGGGCATTGTCATCGGATAAGATAGTCGAGCCGAGGAGGGCTCCATTGATTCCGGGAATGGAGGCAGTAAAGAAAGCTGCAATCGCTGCCGGGGCGTTTGGGTGTACAATAAGTGGTGCGGGGCCGACTGCCGTCGCCGTGACGGACGACGAAGAGAGGGGTAGGGAAATCGGGGAGAGAATGGTTGATGCCTTCATGAAAGAAGGTAACTTGAAGGCTTTAGCTATGGTGAAACAACTTGATCAAATTGGAGCTAGGCTTGTAAGCAGTGTTCCTATATAA